A window from Brachyhypopomus gauderio isolate BG-103 chromosome 6, BGAUD_0.2, whole genome shotgun sequence encodes these proteins:
- the pbxip1a gene encoding uncharacterized protein pbxip1a isoform X1: MSDNSTGSSGSSSNSWTLLSPEEAAIDAPGLVDDGTESIGDAPSLSEEVAASSLDVRASETEIPLETILSEEGHQICQETSPEFFDEGTASGLAAIETDPEICAPVIHDTITSSPPDNDLLGAVPFSITTESALLLSEEPTLEEPYGETFPDEQAYAEDFPDVQPAFYLPSKESSAPEPIPEITTTPEPKVISPSPEFLASISSGVSLVSDISQTSAGPVVDINVEAIPGPESSSPDLLSKVDLGSVAQSPQPQTPYTETIISSALEEEESKIQDEELESADKLMDVMMETESDGVDVSVGTPGEGDGLRLRHVSHTEVERQSSDEEEEEEEFKLPERKEEKAGFSLNHLIVGALVLLCLGALFFSGPMVDQAGEDFDGSELSDQELLEKLAQENKQISILEAQIQSQKEELHKALRLAADKGTTDEENARMKEELSTLPGLKRELDVLRARVTELTQLTAEEASEPSASSVQSSHAVPGDSQGSSGPEAQQDKKHELKRQRTLLEESRKRLEGMKKQGWHKKGVRESLVEMQQRLSQQVDHLGKRDEWRRKHKHKEAKKEWGEKKSNHQKMEEAGKRKEWMLGKEKYDDDRKPKDHFKKYQEEWDYKKDERRLEREQRKQERPWKVKLDHHHHQHNHHKQHHLQQESVSFWKLQEEKLRRNRHPPKRCQGVVDCADAEGLNPVQLSEFQALLEVYLSKLEGVSEENIESLHRLVAQFFQGGVFSHEGMLFSDFVEDVADILEDLADILSDEQQGGDDDLLEEQMEEFEREALWKFAAPSA, translated from the exons ATGTCTGATAATAGCACCGGCAGCAGTGGGTCTTCCAGTAACAGCTGGACTCTCCTTTCTCCTGAG gaGGCCGCCATTGATGCTCCTGGACTAGTAGATGATGGAACTGAGAGCATTGGTGATGCACCAAGCCTTTCAGAAGAAGTTGCAG CAAGCTCTTTGGACGTGAGGGCAAGTGAGACTGAAATTCCACTGGAGACCATCTTGTCGGAAGAGGGCCACCAG ATTTGCCAGGAAACCTCCCCAGAGTTCTTTGATGAAGGGACAGCCTCTGGCCTTGCAGCTATTGAAACTGACCCTGAGATCTGTGCCCCTGTCATCCATGATACCATCACTAGCTCCCCTCCTGACAATGATCTTCTTGGTGCGGTTCCCTTTAGCATAACTACAGAGTCAGCCCTCTTGCTTTCAGAGGAGCCCACCCTTGAAGAGCCTTATGGAGAGACCTTTCCTGATGAACAGGCTTATGCAGAGGACTTTCCTGATGTACAGCCTGCCTTTTATCTTCCTTCCAAGGAAAGCTCTGCCCCTGAACCTATACCTGAAATTACCACTACTCCTGAACCAAAAGTAATAAGCCCCTCTCCTGAGTTTCTGGCTTCTATATCTTCAGGTGTTAGCCTGGTCTCTGACATCAGTCAGACATCTGCAGGCCCTGTAGTAGATATTAATGTTGAGGCAATTCCTGGTCCCGAAAGCTCGTCTCCAGATCTGCTGTCCAAAGTGGATTTAGGCTCAGTAGCGCAAAGCCCACAACCTCAGACCCCTTATACAGAAACAATCATTTCATCTGCCTTGGAAGAGGAGGAGTCTAAAATACAAGACGAAGAGCTGGAGTCTGCAGATAAATTGATGGATGTCATGATGGAGACAG AATCTGATGGCGTGGATGTCTCAGTGGGCACTCCAGGGGAGGGAGATGGATTGCGACTCCGTCATGTGTCACACACTGAGGTGGAGAGGCAGAGCTcggacgaggaagaggaagaagaggaattTAAGTTAccagagaggaaagaggagaaagCGGGCTTCTCGCTAAATCATCTGATCGTAGGAGCGCTGGTGCTCTTGTGTCTCGGTGCACTTTTCTTCTCAG GTCCCATGGTTGACCAGGCTGGTG AAGACTTTGATGGCTCTGAGCTAAGTGACCAG GAGCTGCTTGAAAAACTTGCTCAAGAAAACAAACAGATTTCCATACTGGAGGCCCAGATACAG TCCCAGAAGGAGGAGTTGCACAAGGCCCTGAGGTTGGCTGCTGATAAAGGTACTACTGATGAAGAAAATGCTAGGATGAAAGAAGAACTTTccacattgcctggtctgaaaCGAGAATTGGATGTGCTCAGAGCTAGGGTCACCGAGCTCACCCAGCTCACAG CTGAGGAAGCCTCTGAACCTTCTGCCAGCTCTGTCCAATCTTCACATGCTGTTCCTGGAGACAGTCAAGGTTCATCTGGGCCTGAAGCACAGCAGGATAAGAAACATGAACTCAAGAGACAAAGGACTCTTTTGGAAGAGAGCCGAAAGAGGCTGGAAGGAATGAAGAAACAGGGCTGGCACaagaagggagtgagggagagtttGGTTGAAATGCAGCAGAGGCTCTCTCAACAGGTGGATCACCTGGGTAAGAGGGATGAGTGGAGAAGAAAGCACAAGCACAAAGAGGCAAAAAAGGAATGGGGTGAAAAGAAGAGTAACCACCAGAAAATGGAAGAGGCTGGGAAGAGAAAGGAATGGATGCTTGGCAAAGAGAAGTATGATGATGATAGAAAACCCAAAGACCACTTCAAGAAGTATCAAGAGGAGTGGGATTATAAGAAAGATGAGAGGAGACTAGAAAGAGAGCAAAGAAAGCAGGAGAGGCCATGGAAGGTCAAGCTtgatcatcaccaccaccagcatAATCATCATAAGCAACACCATCTCCAACAGGAGTCTGTAAGCTTTTGGAAACTTCAAGAGGAGAAGCTCAGAAGGAACCGGCACCCTCCTAAACGCTGTCAGGGTGTGGTGGATTGTGCTGATGCAGAGGGGCTCAATCCTGTTCAGTTGTCTGAGTTTCAAGCCCTCCTAGAAGTCTACCTGAGCAAATTGGAAGGGGTTTCTGAGGAGAACATAGAATCTCTTCATCGTCTCGTGGCCCAGTTCTTCCAAGGTGGCGTCTTCTCTCATGAAGGCATGCTCTTCAGTGATTTTGTTGAAGATGTGGCAGACATCTTGGAGGACCTGGCAGATATTCTCAGCGATGAGCAGCAAGGAGGCGATGATGACTTGCTGGAGGAGCAGATGGAAGAGTTTGAGAGGGAGGCCCTGTGGAAATTTGCTGCCCCTTCTGCATAG
- the pbxip1a gene encoding uncharacterized protein pbxip1a isoform X2 — translation MSDNSTGSSGSSSNSWTLLSPEEAAIDAPGLVDDGTESIGDAPSLSEEVAASSLDVRASETEIPLETILSEEGHQICQETSPEFFDEGTASGLAAIETDPEICAPVIHDTITSSPPDNDLLGAVPFSITTESALLLSEEPTLEEPYGETFPDEQAYAEDFPDVQPAFYLPSKESSAPEPIPEITTTPEPKVISPSPEFLASISSGVSLVSDISQTSAGPVVDINVEAIPGPESSSPDLLSKVDLGSVAQSPQPQTPYTETIISSALEEEESKIQDEELESADKLMDVMMETESDGVDVSVGTPGEGDGLRLRHVSHTEVERQSSDEEEEEEEFKLPERKEEKAGFSLNHLIVGALVLLCLGALFFSGPMVDQAGDFDGSELSDQELLEKLAQENKQISILEAQIQSQKEELHKALRLAADKGTTDEENARMKEELSTLPGLKRELDVLRARVTELTQLTAEEASEPSASSVQSSHAVPGDSQGSSGPEAQQDKKHELKRQRTLLEESRKRLEGMKKQGWHKKGVRESLVEMQQRLSQQVDHLGKRDEWRRKHKHKEAKKEWGEKKSNHQKMEEAGKRKEWMLGKEKYDDDRKPKDHFKKYQEEWDYKKDERRLEREQRKQERPWKVKLDHHHHQHNHHKQHHLQQESVSFWKLQEEKLRRNRHPPKRCQGVVDCADAEGLNPVQLSEFQALLEVYLSKLEGVSEENIESLHRLVAQFFQGGVFSHEGMLFSDFVEDVADILEDLADILSDEQQGGDDDLLEEQMEEFEREALWKFAAPSA, via the exons ATGTCTGATAATAGCACCGGCAGCAGTGGGTCTTCCAGTAACAGCTGGACTCTCCTTTCTCCTGAG gaGGCCGCCATTGATGCTCCTGGACTAGTAGATGATGGAACTGAGAGCATTGGTGATGCACCAAGCCTTTCAGAAGAAGTTGCAG CAAGCTCTTTGGACGTGAGGGCAAGTGAGACTGAAATTCCACTGGAGACCATCTTGTCGGAAGAGGGCCACCAG ATTTGCCAGGAAACCTCCCCAGAGTTCTTTGATGAAGGGACAGCCTCTGGCCTTGCAGCTATTGAAACTGACCCTGAGATCTGTGCCCCTGTCATCCATGATACCATCACTAGCTCCCCTCCTGACAATGATCTTCTTGGTGCGGTTCCCTTTAGCATAACTACAGAGTCAGCCCTCTTGCTTTCAGAGGAGCCCACCCTTGAAGAGCCTTATGGAGAGACCTTTCCTGATGAACAGGCTTATGCAGAGGACTTTCCTGATGTACAGCCTGCCTTTTATCTTCCTTCCAAGGAAAGCTCTGCCCCTGAACCTATACCTGAAATTACCACTACTCCTGAACCAAAAGTAATAAGCCCCTCTCCTGAGTTTCTGGCTTCTATATCTTCAGGTGTTAGCCTGGTCTCTGACATCAGTCAGACATCTGCAGGCCCTGTAGTAGATATTAATGTTGAGGCAATTCCTGGTCCCGAAAGCTCGTCTCCAGATCTGCTGTCCAAAGTGGATTTAGGCTCAGTAGCGCAAAGCCCACAACCTCAGACCCCTTATACAGAAACAATCATTTCATCTGCCTTGGAAGAGGAGGAGTCTAAAATACAAGACGAAGAGCTGGAGTCTGCAGATAAATTGATGGATGTCATGATGGAGACAG AATCTGATGGCGTGGATGTCTCAGTGGGCACTCCAGGGGAGGGAGATGGATTGCGACTCCGTCATGTGTCACACACTGAGGTGGAGAGGCAGAGCTcggacgaggaagaggaagaagaggaattTAAGTTAccagagaggaaagaggagaaagCGGGCTTCTCGCTAAATCATCTGATCGTAGGAGCGCTGGTGCTCTTGTGTCTCGGTGCACTTTTCTTCTCAG GTCCCATGGTTGACCAGGCTGGTG ACTTTGATGGCTCTGAGCTAAGTGACCAG GAGCTGCTTGAAAAACTTGCTCAAGAAAACAAACAGATTTCCATACTGGAGGCCCAGATACAG TCCCAGAAGGAGGAGTTGCACAAGGCCCTGAGGTTGGCTGCTGATAAAGGTACTACTGATGAAGAAAATGCTAGGATGAAAGAAGAACTTTccacattgcctggtctgaaaCGAGAATTGGATGTGCTCAGAGCTAGGGTCACCGAGCTCACCCAGCTCACAG CTGAGGAAGCCTCTGAACCTTCTGCCAGCTCTGTCCAATCTTCACATGCTGTTCCTGGAGACAGTCAAGGTTCATCTGGGCCTGAAGCACAGCAGGATAAGAAACATGAACTCAAGAGACAAAGGACTCTTTTGGAAGAGAGCCGAAAGAGGCTGGAAGGAATGAAGAAACAGGGCTGGCACaagaagggagtgagggagagtttGGTTGAAATGCAGCAGAGGCTCTCTCAACAGGTGGATCACCTGGGTAAGAGGGATGAGTGGAGAAGAAAGCACAAGCACAAAGAGGCAAAAAAGGAATGGGGTGAAAAGAAGAGTAACCACCAGAAAATGGAAGAGGCTGGGAAGAGAAAGGAATGGATGCTTGGCAAAGAGAAGTATGATGATGATAGAAAACCCAAAGACCACTTCAAGAAGTATCAAGAGGAGTGGGATTATAAGAAAGATGAGAGGAGACTAGAAAGAGAGCAAAGAAAGCAGGAGAGGCCATGGAAGGTCAAGCTtgatcatcaccaccaccagcatAATCATCATAAGCAACACCATCTCCAACAGGAGTCTGTAAGCTTTTGGAAACTTCAAGAGGAGAAGCTCAGAAGGAACCGGCACCCTCCTAAACGCTGTCAGGGTGTGGTGGATTGTGCTGATGCAGAGGGGCTCAATCCTGTTCAGTTGTCTGAGTTTCAAGCCCTCCTAGAAGTCTACCTGAGCAAATTGGAAGGGGTTTCTGAGGAGAACATAGAATCTCTTCATCGTCTCGTGGCCCAGTTCTTCCAAGGTGGCGTCTTCTCTCATGAAGGCATGCTCTTCAGTGATTTTGTTGAAGATGTGGCAGACATCTTGGAGGACCTGGCAGATATTCTCAGCGATGAGCAGCAAGGAGGCGATGATGACTTGCTGGAGGAGCAGATGGAAGAGTTTGAGAGGGAGGCCCTGTGGAAATTTGCTGCCCCTTCTGCATAG
- the pbxip1a gene encoding uncharacterized protein pbxip1a isoform X3 — protein MSDNSTGSSGSSSNSWTLLSPEEAAIDAPGLVDDGTESIGDAPSLSEEVAASSLDVRASETEIPLETILSEEGHQICQETSPEFFDEGTASGLAAIETDPEICAPVIHDTITSSPPDNDLLGAVPFSITTESALLLSEEPTLEEPYGETFPDEQAYAEDFPDVQPAFYLPSKESSAPEPIPEITTTPEPKVISPSPEFLASISSGVSLVSDISQTSAGPVVDINVEAIPGPESSSPDLLSKVDLGSVAQSPQPQTPYTETIISSALEEEESKIQDEELESADKLMDVMMETESDGVDVSVGTPGEGDGLRLRHVSHTEVERQSSDEEEEEEEFKLPERKEEKAGFSLNHLIVGALVLLCLGALFFSEDFDGSELSDQELLEKLAQENKQISILEAQIQSQKEELHKALRLAADKGTTDEENARMKEELSTLPGLKRELDVLRARVTELTQLTAEEASEPSASSVQSSHAVPGDSQGSSGPEAQQDKKHELKRQRTLLEESRKRLEGMKKQGWHKKGVRESLVEMQQRLSQQVDHLGKRDEWRRKHKHKEAKKEWGEKKSNHQKMEEAGKRKEWMLGKEKYDDDRKPKDHFKKYQEEWDYKKDERRLEREQRKQERPWKVKLDHHHHQHNHHKQHHLQQESVSFWKLQEEKLRRNRHPPKRCQGVVDCADAEGLNPVQLSEFQALLEVYLSKLEGVSEENIESLHRLVAQFFQGGVFSHEGMLFSDFVEDVADILEDLADILSDEQQGGDDDLLEEQMEEFEREALWKFAAPSA, from the exons ATGTCTGATAATAGCACCGGCAGCAGTGGGTCTTCCAGTAACAGCTGGACTCTCCTTTCTCCTGAG gaGGCCGCCATTGATGCTCCTGGACTAGTAGATGATGGAACTGAGAGCATTGGTGATGCACCAAGCCTTTCAGAAGAAGTTGCAG CAAGCTCTTTGGACGTGAGGGCAAGTGAGACTGAAATTCCACTGGAGACCATCTTGTCGGAAGAGGGCCACCAG ATTTGCCAGGAAACCTCCCCAGAGTTCTTTGATGAAGGGACAGCCTCTGGCCTTGCAGCTATTGAAACTGACCCTGAGATCTGTGCCCCTGTCATCCATGATACCATCACTAGCTCCCCTCCTGACAATGATCTTCTTGGTGCGGTTCCCTTTAGCATAACTACAGAGTCAGCCCTCTTGCTTTCAGAGGAGCCCACCCTTGAAGAGCCTTATGGAGAGACCTTTCCTGATGAACAGGCTTATGCAGAGGACTTTCCTGATGTACAGCCTGCCTTTTATCTTCCTTCCAAGGAAAGCTCTGCCCCTGAACCTATACCTGAAATTACCACTACTCCTGAACCAAAAGTAATAAGCCCCTCTCCTGAGTTTCTGGCTTCTATATCTTCAGGTGTTAGCCTGGTCTCTGACATCAGTCAGACATCTGCAGGCCCTGTAGTAGATATTAATGTTGAGGCAATTCCTGGTCCCGAAAGCTCGTCTCCAGATCTGCTGTCCAAAGTGGATTTAGGCTCAGTAGCGCAAAGCCCACAACCTCAGACCCCTTATACAGAAACAATCATTTCATCTGCCTTGGAAGAGGAGGAGTCTAAAATACAAGACGAAGAGCTGGAGTCTGCAGATAAATTGATGGATGTCATGATGGAGACAG AATCTGATGGCGTGGATGTCTCAGTGGGCACTCCAGGGGAGGGAGATGGATTGCGACTCCGTCATGTGTCACACACTGAGGTGGAGAGGCAGAGCTcggacgaggaagaggaagaagaggaattTAAGTTAccagagaggaaagaggagaaagCGGGCTTCTCGCTAAATCATCTGATCGTAGGAGCGCTGGTGCTCTTGTGTCTCGGTGCACTTTTCTTCTCAG AAGACTTTGATGGCTCTGAGCTAAGTGACCAG GAGCTGCTTGAAAAACTTGCTCAAGAAAACAAACAGATTTCCATACTGGAGGCCCAGATACAG TCCCAGAAGGAGGAGTTGCACAAGGCCCTGAGGTTGGCTGCTGATAAAGGTACTACTGATGAAGAAAATGCTAGGATGAAAGAAGAACTTTccacattgcctggtctgaaaCGAGAATTGGATGTGCTCAGAGCTAGGGTCACCGAGCTCACCCAGCTCACAG CTGAGGAAGCCTCTGAACCTTCTGCCAGCTCTGTCCAATCTTCACATGCTGTTCCTGGAGACAGTCAAGGTTCATCTGGGCCTGAAGCACAGCAGGATAAGAAACATGAACTCAAGAGACAAAGGACTCTTTTGGAAGAGAGCCGAAAGAGGCTGGAAGGAATGAAGAAACAGGGCTGGCACaagaagggagtgagggagagtttGGTTGAAATGCAGCAGAGGCTCTCTCAACAGGTGGATCACCTGGGTAAGAGGGATGAGTGGAGAAGAAAGCACAAGCACAAAGAGGCAAAAAAGGAATGGGGTGAAAAGAAGAGTAACCACCAGAAAATGGAAGAGGCTGGGAAGAGAAAGGAATGGATGCTTGGCAAAGAGAAGTATGATGATGATAGAAAACCCAAAGACCACTTCAAGAAGTATCAAGAGGAGTGGGATTATAAGAAAGATGAGAGGAGACTAGAAAGAGAGCAAAGAAAGCAGGAGAGGCCATGGAAGGTCAAGCTtgatcatcaccaccaccagcatAATCATCATAAGCAACACCATCTCCAACAGGAGTCTGTAAGCTTTTGGAAACTTCAAGAGGAGAAGCTCAGAAGGAACCGGCACCCTCCTAAACGCTGTCAGGGTGTGGTGGATTGTGCTGATGCAGAGGGGCTCAATCCTGTTCAGTTGTCTGAGTTTCAAGCCCTCCTAGAAGTCTACCTGAGCAAATTGGAAGGGGTTTCTGAGGAGAACATAGAATCTCTTCATCGTCTCGTGGCCCAGTTCTTCCAAGGTGGCGTCTTCTCTCATGAAGGCATGCTCTTCAGTGATTTTGTTGAAGATGTGGCAGACATCTTGGAGGACCTGGCAGATATTCTCAGCGATGAGCAGCAAGGAGGCGATGATGACTTGCTGGAGGAGCAGATGGAAGAGTTTGAGAGGGAGGCCCTGTGGAAATTTGCTGCCCCTTCTGCATAG
- the pbxip1a gene encoding uncharacterized protein pbxip1a isoform X4, with protein MSDNSTGSSGSSSNSWTLLSPEEAAIDAPGLVDDGTESIGDAPSLSEEVAASSLDVRASETEIPLETILSEEGHQICQETSPEFFDEGTASGLAAIETDPEICAPVIHDTITSSPPDNDLLGAVPFSITTESALLLSEEPTLEEPYGETFPDEQAYAEDFPDVQPAFYLPSKESSAPEPIPEITTTPEPKVISPSPEFLASISSGVSLVSDISQTSAGPVVDINVEAIPGPESSSPDLLSKVDLGSVAQSPQPQTPYTETIISSALEEEESKIQDEELESADKLMDVMMETESDGVDVSVGTPGEGDGLRLRHVSHTEVERQSSDEEEEEEEFKLPERKEEKAGFSLNHLIVGALVLLCLGALFFSDFDGSELSDQELLEKLAQENKQISILEAQIQSQKEELHKALRLAADKGTTDEENARMKEELSTLPGLKRELDVLRARVTELTQLTAEEASEPSASSVQSSHAVPGDSQGSSGPEAQQDKKHELKRQRTLLEESRKRLEGMKKQGWHKKGVRESLVEMQQRLSQQVDHLGKRDEWRRKHKHKEAKKEWGEKKSNHQKMEEAGKRKEWMLGKEKYDDDRKPKDHFKKYQEEWDYKKDERRLEREQRKQERPWKVKLDHHHHQHNHHKQHHLQQESVSFWKLQEEKLRRNRHPPKRCQGVVDCADAEGLNPVQLSEFQALLEVYLSKLEGVSEENIESLHRLVAQFFQGGVFSHEGMLFSDFVEDVADILEDLADILSDEQQGGDDDLLEEQMEEFEREALWKFAAPSA; from the exons ATGTCTGATAATAGCACCGGCAGCAGTGGGTCTTCCAGTAACAGCTGGACTCTCCTTTCTCCTGAG gaGGCCGCCATTGATGCTCCTGGACTAGTAGATGATGGAACTGAGAGCATTGGTGATGCACCAAGCCTTTCAGAAGAAGTTGCAG CAAGCTCTTTGGACGTGAGGGCAAGTGAGACTGAAATTCCACTGGAGACCATCTTGTCGGAAGAGGGCCACCAG ATTTGCCAGGAAACCTCCCCAGAGTTCTTTGATGAAGGGACAGCCTCTGGCCTTGCAGCTATTGAAACTGACCCTGAGATCTGTGCCCCTGTCATCCATGATACCATCACTAGCTCCCCTCCTGACAATGATCTTCTTGGTGCGGTTCCCTTTAGCATAACTACAGAGTCAGCCCTCTTGCTTTCAGAGGAGCCCACCCTTGAAGAGCCTTATGGAGAGACCTTTCCTGATGAACAGGCTTATGCAGAGGACTTTCCTGATGTACAGCCTGCCTTTTATCTTCCTTCCAAGGAAAGCTCTGCCCCTGAACCTATACCTGAAATTACCACTACTCCTGAACCAAAAGTAATAAGCCCCTCTCCTGAGTTTCTGGCTTCTATATCTTCAGGTGTTAGCCTGGTCTCTGACATCAGTCAGACATCTGCAGGCCCTGTAGTAGATATTAATGTTGAGGCAATTCCTGGTCCCGAAAGCTCGTCTCCAGATCTGCTGTCCAAAGTGGATTTAGGCTCAGTAGCGCAAAGCCCACAACCTCAGACCCCTTATACAGAAACAATCATTTCATCTGCCTTGGAAGAGGAGGAGTCTAAAATACAAGACGAAGAGCTGGAGTCTGCAGATAAATTGATGGATGTCATGATGGAGACAG AATCTGATGGCGTGGATGTCTCAGTGGGCACTCCAGGGGAGGGAGATGGATTGCGACTCCGTCATGTGTCACACACTGAGGTGGAGAGGCAGAGCTcggacgaggaagaggaagaagaggaattTAAGTTAccagagaggaaagaggagaaagCGGGCTTCTCGCTAAATCATCTGATCGTAGGAGCGCTGGTGCTCTTGTGTCTCGGTGCACTTTTCTTCTCAG ACTTTGATGGCTCTGAGCTAAGTGACCAG GAGCTGCTTGAAAAACTTGCTCAAGAAAACAAACAGATTTCCATACTGGAGGCCCAGATACAG TCCCAGAAGGAGGAGTTGCACAAGGCCCTGAGGTTGGCTGCTGATAAAGGTACTACTGATGAAGAAAATGCTAGGATGAAAGAAGAACTTTccacattgcctggtctgaaaCGAGAATTGGATGTGCTCAGAGCTAGGGTCACCGAGCTCACCCAGCTCACAG CTGAGGAAGCCTCTGAACCTTCTGCCAGCTCTGTCCAATCTTCACATGCTGTTCCTGGAGACAGTCAAGGTTCATCTGGGCCTGAAGCACAGCAGGATAAGAAACATGAACTCAAGAGACAAAGGACTCTTTTGGAAGAGAGCCGAAAGAGGCTGGAAGGAATGAAGAAACAGGGCTGGCACaagaagggagtgagggagagtttGGTTGAAATGCAGCAGAGGCTCTCTCAACAGGTGGATCACCTGGGTAAGAGGGATGAGTGGAGAAGAAAGCACAAGCACAAAGAGGCAAAAAAGGAATGGGGTGAAAAGAAGAGTAACCACCAGAAAATGGAAGAGGCTGGGAAGAGAAAGGAATGGATGCTTGGCAAAGAGAAGTATGATGATGATAGAAAACCCAAAGACCACTTCAAGAAGTATCAAGAGGAGTGGGATTATAAGAAAGATGAGAGGAGACTAGAAAGAGAGCAAAGAAAGCAGGAGAGGCCATGGAAGGTCAAGCTtgatcatcaccaccaccagcatAATCATCATAAGCAACACCATCTCCAACAGGAGTCTGTAAGCTTTTGGAAACTTCAAGAGGAGAAGCTCAGAAGGAACCGGCACCCTCCTAAACGCTGTCAGGGTGTGGTGGATTGTGCTGATGCAGAGGGGCTCAATCCTGTTCAGTTGTCTGAGTTTCAAGCCCTCCTAGAAGTCTACCTGAGCAAATTGGAAGGGGTTTCTGAGGAGAACATAGAATCTCTTCATCGTCTCGTGGCCCAGTTCTTCCAAGGTGGCGTCTTCTCTCATGAAGGCATGCTCTTCAGTGATTTTGTTGAAGATGTGGCAGACATCTTGGAGGACCTGGCAGATATTCTCAGCGATGAGCAGCAAGGAGGCGATGATGACTTGCTGGAGGAGCAGATGGAAGAGTTTGAGAGGGAGGCCCTGTGGAAATTTGCTGCCCCTTCTGCATAG
- the s100a11 gene encoding protein S100-A11, producing MESAINVLVSQFKTYAGKDGPSNTLSKEEFQSLVACQLPNFVKNAADPAVIDQLMGSLDENNDGELTFQEFWQLIGKLASKQGGFSQ from the exons ATGGAATCTGCCATTAATGTACTGGTCTCCCAGTTCAAGACTTATGCTGGCAAGGATGGCCCCTCAAACACCTTGAGCAAAGAAGAATTTCAAAGCCTAGTAGCATGCCAACTGCCAAACTTTGTCAAG AACGCTGCGGATCCAGCTGTGATTGACCAACTTATGGGCTCATTGGATGAGAACAATGATGGAGAACTGACTTTTCAAGAATTCTGGCAGCTGATTGGCAAGTTAGCAAGCAAACAAGGTGGCTTTAGCCAATAA
- the s100u gene encoding S100 calcium binding protein U — translation METAVKTVVSVFLKSSKGKENLGEKDFQSLVKNQLKNILTDTDSNEAVKNMRQGLDSDMDGKVSFEEYMKLVGYLAMSLSDQRCGGAQVASSVNETSTEVPTVTKVEPQDGKQEEPVKVEVVAKVQEEEVEDEEEKVEVVAETEETS, via the exons ATGGAGACAGCAGTCAAAACAGTTGTGTCAGTCTTCCTGAAGTCATCGAAAGGCAAGGAGAACCTTGGAGAGAAGGACTTCCAATCCCTAGTGAAGAACCAGCTGAAGAACATATTGACG GACACAGACAGCAATGAAGCTGTAAAGAACATGCGTCAGGGCCTTGATTCAGACATGGATGGAAAAGTCAGCTTTGAGGAGTACATGAAGCTGGTCGGCTACTTAGCAATGTCATTGAGTGATCAGCGTTGTGGCGGAGCACAGGTGGCAAGTTCAGTCAACGAGACATCAACTGAGGTCCCGACAGTGACCAAGGTGGAGCCCCAAGACGGCAAACAGGAGGAGCCTGTTAAAGTGGAGGTGGTAGCCAAAGTGCAAGAAGAGGAAGTggaagatgaagaggagaagGTAGAAGTGGTGGCAGAAACAGAGGAGACTTCATAA
- the s100s gene encoding S100 calcium binding protein S isoform X1 yields the protein MPRSRCDVMSKEPSTNLESAMQMLIKTFHKYSGKEGDKYTLSRGELRELLTEELGNYLGNAQDKDAVERVMNDLDANNDGEVDFTEFIILMGALTVACNDFFLDSPPPKNKDVKSGSAEGEKKE from the exons ATGCCACGCTCACGATGTGATGT CATGTCCAAAGAACCAAGCACCAACCTGGAGAGTGCCATGCAGATGCTCATCAAGACCTTCCATAAGTACTCGGGCAAGGAAGGAGACAAGTACACACTCAGCCGAGGGGAGCTAAGAGAACTACTTACAGAGGAGCTGGGAAACTACTTAGGG AACGCACAAGATAAAGATGCAGTGGAGCGGGTGATGAACGACTTGGACGCCAACAACGACGGTGAGGTGGACTTCACCGAGTTCATTATCCTAATGGGGGCGCTCACCGTGGCCTGCAATGACTTCTTCCTCGACAGCCCGCCCCCTAAAAACAAGGACGTCAAGTCGGGGTcagcagagggagagaagaaagagtaa
- the s100s gene encoding S100 calcium binding protein S isoform X2, with amino-acid sequence MSKEPSTNLESAMQMLIKTFHKYSGKEGDKYTLSRGELRELLTEELGNYLGNAQDKDAVERVMNDLDANNDGEVDFTEFIILMGALTVACNDFFLDSPPPKNKDVKSGSAEGEKKE; translated from the exons ATGTCCAAAGAACCAAGCACCAACCTGGAGAGTGCCATGCAGATGCTCATCAAGACCTTCCATAAGTACTCGGGCAAGGAAGGAGACAAGTACACACTCAGCCGAGGGGAGCTAAGAGAACTACTTACAGAGGAGCTGGGAAACTACTTAGGG AACGCACAAGATAAAGATGCAGTGGAGCGGGTGATGAACGACTTGGACGCCAACAACGACGGTGAGGTGGACTTCACCGAGTTCATTATCCTAATGGGGGCGCTCACCGTGGCCTGCAATGACTTCTTCCTCGACAGCCCGCCCCCTAAAAACAAGGACGTCAAGTCGGGGTcagcagagggagagaagaaagagtaa